The following DNA comes from Proteobacteria bacterium CG1_02_64_396.
CGTTCTTTGAGTACACCGTTGATCGTGGCGGCCTGAACCCGCAATTCGACGATCTCCTCGGCGGTGGCCCAACCGAAGGCGATGGCGTGATCGGCGCAGACCAGGGGGTCGCCCAGGGCGTCGTCTTTGTAATAGAACTCGATCAAGGGTTTGGCCAAGACCTCACCCTCTTCCCGGCCCAGCCGTTTGGCCAGGGAACCGGCGACCCGGTTACGCACCACCACCTCAAGCGGAATGATCGAAACCTTGCGGATTTTCATCTGCCGCGTGCTCAAGGTTTCGATGTAGTGGGTGACGATCCCCTTGGCGGCCAGCACCTCGAACAGGTGGGCGGAGATCCGCTGGTTGAGGATCCCCTTGGCGGCGATGGTCCCTTTTTTTAAGGCG
Coding sequences within:
- a CDS encoding phosphoribosylaminoimidazolesuccinocarboxamide synthase codes for the protein MSMGELLYEGKAKRVFATDDPDVVIQYFKDDATAFNALKKGTIAAKGILNQRISAHLFEVLAAKGIVTHYIETLSTRQMKIRKVSIIPLEVVVRNRVAGSLAKRLGREEGEVLAKPLIEFYYKDDALGDPLVCADHAIAFGWATAEEIVELRVQAATINGVLKERLAQAGIDLIDFKLEFGKTRQGEILLADEISPDTCRYWDVNTGEKLDKDRFRRDLGGVEEAYLEVARRLGLPTTVEED